In Dyadobacter subterraneus, a single genomic region encodes these proteins:
- the queA gene encoding tRNA preQ1(34) S-adenosylmethionine ribosyltransferase-isomerase QueA, protein MKLSEFKFDLPQSLIALHPSDRGESRLMVVNRATGEIEHKMFPDLINYFNDGDVMAINDTKVFPARLYGQKEKTGAKIEVFLLRELNREMRLWDVLVDPARKIRVGNKLYFGDSDLVAEVIDNTTSRGRTIRFLYDGDNDEFMKLVDQLGETPLPPEIISRRKVESADRERFQTIFAEHIGAVAAPTAGLHFTKAMMKRLEIKGINFAPVTLHVGLGTFRTVDVEDLTKHKTDSENYRITQASADIVNAALDAKKRVCAVGTTSLKAIESSVSASGHLKPVEGWTDKFVFPPYDFKITNAMLSNFQLPESILLMSACAFGGFDLVMKAYELAIKEKYKFFTYGDAMLII, encoded by the coding sequence ATGAAGCTATCCGAATTTAAATTTGATCTCCCTCAAAGCCTGATTGCACTTCATCCTTCCGACCGCGGAGAATCCCGCCTTATGGTAGTAAACCGTGCCACAGGAGAAATAGAACACAAAATGTTTCCTGACCTCATTAATTACTTTAATGATGGAGACGTTATGGCTATTAATGATACCAAAGTTTTTCCAGCTCGTTTATACGGTCAAAAAGAAAAAACAGGAGCTAAAATTGAAGTATTTTTACTACGTGAATTGAACCGTGAAATGCGTCTTTGGGACGTTTTGGTTGATCCTGCACGTAAAATCCGGGTTGGTAATAAATTGTATTTTGGTGACAGTGATCTTGTTGCAGAGGTAATTGACAATACAACTTCACGCGGACGTACAATTCGTTTCTTGTATGACGGAGATAACGATGAGTTTATGAAACTGGTTGATCAGTTGGGTGAAACACCGCTTCCTCCGGAAATCATTTCCCGTCGTAAAGTTGAAAGTGCTGACCGCGAACGTTTCCAGACTATTTTCGCTGAACATATTGGTGCTGTTGCAGCTCCGACTGCCGGATTACACTTTACAAAAGCAATGATGAAACGTCTTGAAATTAAAGGCATTAACTTTGCTCCTGTTACTTTGCACGTTGGTCTTGGTACATTCCGTACTGTGGATGTTGAGGATTTAACAAAACACAAAACAGACTCTGAAAACTATCGCATTACTCAGGCTAGCGCTGATATTGTAAACGCTGCTTTGGATGCTAAAAAACGTGTTTGTGCCGTTGGCACAACTTCTTTAAAAGCAATTGAATCATCGGTATCCGCAAGCGGACATTTGAAACCGGTAGAAGGCTGGACAGATAAATTCGTTTTTCCTCCTTACGATTTCAAAATTACCAATGCAATGTTATCAAACTTCCAGCTTCCTGAATCAATTTTATTGATGTCGGCCTGTGCTTTCGGAGGTTTTGATCTGGTAATGAAAGCTTACGAGCTTGCAATCAAAGAAAAATATAAATTCTTTACATACGGGGATGCAATGCTGATCATCTGA